One Streptomyces drozdowiczii DNA segment encodes these proteins:
- a CDS encoding AMP-binding protein — MAHVFRSDYPDVQPLDTAIHDAVLGHATERFGETVALIDGTNASSRLTYAQLDAFHRRIAAGLAAAGLVKGDVLALHSPNTIAYPAVFHAATRAGATVTTVHPLATAEEFAKQLRDSSARWIVTVSPLLAVARRAAELVGGIEEVFVCDHAEGHASLLDMLTTTAPEPMVTVDPAEDVAALPYSSGTTGAPKGVMLTHRSMATNLEQLVPFVPLGEGHRILAVLPFFHIYGLTALMNAPLRLGATIVVLPRFDLAQFLAAIESHRINGLYVAPPIVLALAKHPVVDRYDLSSLEYIVSAAAPLDADLAAACSRRLGLPPVRQAYGMTELSPGTHVVPLAAENPPPGAVGTLLPSTEMRIVSLDDPTLDAPPGEPGEILIRGPQVMKGYLGRPDATAEMIDPDGWVHTGDVGRVDEAGWLFVVDRVKELIKYKGYQVAPAELEALLLGHEGVADAAVIGIQDPDGNEIPKAYVVRSAGAAVTAEDLMTWVAERVAPYKKVRAVEFIETVPRAVSGKILRRELRGRAVTGSP, encoded by the coding sequence ATGGCGCATGTGTTCCGCAGCGATTACCCCGACGTACAGCCGCTCGACACCGCCATCCACGACGCGGTGCTCGGGCACGCCACCGAGCGGTTCGGCGAGACCGTCGCCCTGATCGACGGCACCAACGCGAGCAGCCGCCTCACGTACGCGCAGCTCGACGCCTTCCACCGCAGGATCGCCGCCGGTCTCGCCGCCGCCGGCCTGGTCAAGGGCGACGTGCTCGCCCTGCACAGCCCGAACACCATCGCGTACCCGGCCGTCTTCCACGCGGCGACGCGGGCGGGCGCCACGGTCACGACGGTGCACCCGCTGGCCACGGCGGAGGAGTTCGCGAAGCAGCTCCGCGACTCCTCGGCGCGCTGGATCGTCACGGTGTCCCCGCTGCTGGCGGTCGCCCGCCGGGCCGCCGAACTCGTGGGCGGCATCGAGGAGGTGTTCGTCTGCGACCACGCGGAGGGGCACGCCTCGCTCCTGGACATGCTCACCACGACCGCCCCGGAACCGATGGTGACCGTGGACCCGGCGGAGGACGTCGCGGCCCTCCCGTACTCCTCGGGCACGACGGGCGCGCCGAAGGGCGTCATGCTGACGCACCGGTCGATGGCGACGAACCTGGAACAGCTGGTCCCGTTCGTGCCGTTGGGGGAGGGACATCGGATTCTGGCCGTCCTCCCGTTCTTCCACATCTACGGCCTGACGGCCCTGATGAACGCCCCCTTGCGGCTGGGCGCCACGATCGTCGTCCTCCCGCGCTTCGACCTCGCGCAGTTCCTGGCGGCGATCGAGTCGCACCGGATCAACGGCCTGTACGTGGCTCCGCCGATCGTGCTGGCGCTCGCGAAGCACCCGGTGGTCGACCGCTACGACCTGTCGTCGCTGGAGTACATCGTCAGCGCCGCCGCCCCGCTGGACGCGGACCTGGCCGCCGCCTGCTCCCGCCGCCTGGGGCTGCCGCCGGTCCGCCAGGCGTACGGCATGACGGAGCTGTCCCCGGGCACGCACGTCGTCCCGCTCGCCGCCGAGAACCCGCCGCCGGGCGCGGTCGGCACGCTGCTCCCGAGCACGGAGATGCGGATCGTGTCCCTGGACGACCCGACGCTCGACGCCCCGCCCGGGGAGCCCGGCGAGATCCTGATCCGGGGCCCCCAGGTCATGAAGGGGTACCTGGGCCGCCCCGACGCCACCGCCGAGATGATCGACCCGGACGGCTGGGTGCACACCGGCGACGTCGGCCGGGTCGACGAGGCGGGCTGGCTCTTCGTGGTCGACCGCGTGAAGGAGCTCATCAAGTACAAGGGCTACCAGGTCGCCCCCGCGGAGCTGGAAGCGCTCCTGCTCGGCCACGAGGGGGTGGCGGACGCGGCGGTGATCGGCATCCAGGACCCCGACGGCAACGAAATCCCGAAGGCCTACGTGGTCCGGAGCGCGGGCGCGGCGGTGACGGCGGAGGACCTGATGACCTGGGTGGCGGAGCGGGTGGCCCCGTACAAGAAGGTCCGGGCGGTCGAATTCATCGAAACGGTGCCCCGGGCGGTGTCGGGGAAGATACTGCGGCGGGAGCTGCGGGGGCGGGCGGTGACCGGGAGCCCGTGA
- a CDS encoding winged helix-turn-helix transcriptional regulator has protein sequence MSRSHTDVSDQVISEACPLTEVLDRVAGKWSIGILVAAAHGPVRFTELERTIAGISRRMLTLNLRKLERDGLLIRTVYPTVPPKVEYSLTPMARELHATLTGLVGWAERHRADITAARAAFDAGAAAAS, from the coding sequence ATGTCACGCAGTCACACCGATGTGTCCGACCAGGTCATCAGCGAGGCGTGCCCGCTCACCGAGGTCCTGGACCGGGTGGCGGGCAAGTGGAGCATCGGGATTCTGGTCGCGGCGGCGCACGGGCCGGTCCGGTTCACCGAGCTGGAGCGGACCATCGCGGGCATCAGCCGCCGCATGCTGACCCTGAACCTGCGCAAGCTGGAGCGCGACGGGCTGCTGATCCGGACCGTGTATCCGACGGTGCCGCCCAAGGTGGAGTACAGCCTCACGCCGATGGCCCGCGAGCTGCACGCGACGCTCACCGGGCTCGTCGGCTGGGCGGAGCGCCACCGGGCGGACATCACGGCGGCCCGCGCCGCGTTCGACGCGGGCGCCGCGGCGGCGTCCTGA
- a CDS encoding EamA family transporter, protein MNDRPTTAAAAEPAAAAAVAVPEAVVSPTLGGPERPGGRRAALAPVALVVAGGLSVQFGAAIAVLLMPRAGALGVVTLRLAAAALVLLVVCRPKLRGHSRADWGTVIAFGIAMGGMNTLFYQAADRIPLGAAVTLEVLGPLALSVIASRRLVNVVWAALALGGVVLLSGGGFDRLDPVGAAFALGAGAMWAAYIVFSARTGRRFPQADGLALAMVVAALLSLPLGIMDAGSKLVVPTTLGLGAAVALLSSVLPYTLELIALRRLPAPTFAILMSLEPAIAAMAGFLILHQALSLTDALAIALVIGASMGAVRSQVRKVAKG, encoded by the coding sequence GTGAATGACCGGCCCACCACCGCCGCCGCCGCAGAACCGGCCGCAGCCGCCGCCGTCGCCGTGCCGGAGGCGGTCGTCTCGCCGACGCTCGGCGGTCCGGAGCGGCCCGGCGGGCGGCGGGCCGCGCTCGCCCCGGTCGCGCTGGTCGTCGCGGGCGGGCTGTCCGTGCAGTTCGGCGCCGCCATCGCGGTGCTGCTGATGCCCCGGGCCGGGGCGCTCGGGGTCGTCACCCTGCGGCTGGCCGCCGCCGCGCTCGTCCTGCTCGTCGTCTGCCGCCCGAAACTGCGCGGCCACTCGCGGGCCGACTGGGGCACCGTGATCGCCTTCGGCATCGCCATGGGCGGCATGAACACGCTGTTCTACCAGGCCGCCGACCGCATCCCGCTCGGCGCCGCCGTCACCCTCGAAGTGCTCGGCCCGCTCGCCCTGTCCGTGATCGCCTCGCGCCGCCTGGTCAACGTCGTCTGGGCGGCCCTCGCCCTCGGCGGCGTCGTCCTGCTGAGCGGCGGTGGCTTCGACCGGCTCGACCCGGTGGGCGCCGCCTTCGCGCTGGGGGCCGGGGCGATGTGGGCGGCGTACATCGTCTTCAGCGCCCGCACCGGCCGCCGCTTCCCCCAGGCCGACGGCCTGGCCCTGGCGATGGTGGTCGCCGCGCTCCTCTCGCTGCCCCTCGGCATCATGGACGCCGGCTCCAAGCTCGTCGTCCCCACGACACTCGGGCTCGGCGCGGCCGTCGCGCTGCTCAGTTCCGTACTCCCGTACACCCTGGAACTCATCGCGCTGCGCCGCCTGCCCGCGCCCACCTTCGCCATCCTGATGAGTCTGGAACCGGCGATCGCCGCCATGGCCGGATTCCTCATCCTCCACCAGGCCCTGTCCCTGACGGACGCCCTCGCGATCGCGCTGGTCATCGGGGCGAGCATGGGGGCGGTGCGGAGCCAGGTGCGGAAGGTCGCGAAGGGGTAG
- a CDS encoding MFS transporter → MRSVTRRAPLEVVAVSRTETAAPHSRWRALAVLCAGQLMVILDGTVVNVALPAVQRDLGFSPSALAWVVNIYLVPFGGLLLLSGRLGDLVGRKRVFVAGLALFTAASLLCGLAQDPATLLASRFVQGVGGAVTSAGTLGMVVTLFPEARERAKAIGVYSFVQSAGGSLGLLAGGVLTQALSWHWIFVINVPIGAVAVLAAGRVLAPERGSGLGRGADAAGALLVTSALMLGVYTIVGTAAHGWASAHTLGLGAAALALLLGFVVRQARAAHPLLPLRVFRSRVVAGAMGIQALMVAGMFSFQFLCVLYVQKVLGYDEIRTGLGLSPVSVAIGALSLGLAPSLIARFGPRTVLLPGLALIAAGLAVLGRVPADGSYAADVLPALLPLGIGFGLAMPSLATLAMSGATPEDSGIASGMFNTMQQIGSAFGLAVLSTLATSHTEALTGDGAPPASALTSGYQLAFRVGAGLVTVALVLAATLLRNAAAPRAASREAESVSVPEVKAPRQPAR, encoded by the coding sequence ATGAGGTCTGTAACAAGACGTGCACCTTTGGAGGTAGTCGCCGTGTCGCGAACCGAAACAGCCGCCCCGCACTCGCGTTGGCGCGCCCTCGCCGTCCTCTGCGCGGGGCAGCTGATGGTCATCCTCGACGGGACCGTCGTCAATGTGGCGCTCCCCGCCGTCCAGCGCGACCTCGGCTTCTCGCCGTCCGCCCTGGCCTGGGTGGTCAACATCTACCTCGTCCCCTTCGGCGGCCTGCTGCTGCTCTCCGGCCGCCTCGGCGACCTCGTCGGACGCAAGCGCGTCTTCGTCGCCGGGCTCGCCCTCTTCACGGCGGCGTCCCTGCTGTGCGGACTCGCGCAGGACCCCGCGACGCTGCTCGCCTCCCGCTTCGTCCAGGGCGTCGGCGGCGCGGTGACCTCGGCCGGGACGCTCGGCATGGTGGTGACGCTGTTCCCCGAGGCCAGGGAGCGGGCGAAGGCGATCGGCGTCTACAGCTTCGTCCAGTCCGCCGGAGGCTCGCTGGGCCTCCTCGCGGGCGGCGTCCTCACGCAGGCCCTCAGCTGGCACTGGATCTTCGTCATCAACGTGCCGATCGGCGCCGTCGCCGTGCTCGCCGCCGGACGCGTCCTCGCGCCCGAACGCGGGTCGGGGCTGGGCCGGGGCGCCGACGCCGCGGGCGCGCTCCTGGTCACCTCCGCGCTGATGCTCGGCGTCTACACGATCGTCGGGACCGCCGCGCACGGCTGGGCCTCGGCGCACACGCTGGGCCTCGGCGCCGCCGCCCTCGCCCTGCTGCTCGGCTTTGTGGTGCGTCAGGCGAGGGCGGCCCACCCGCTGCTTCCGCTGCGCGTGTTCCGGTCGCGGGTGGTCGCGGGGGCGATGGGGATCCAGGCGCTGATGGTGGCCGGGATGTTCAGCTTCCAGTTCCTGTGCGTGCTGTACGTGCAGAAGGTGCTCGGATACGACGAGATCCGCACCGGGCTCGGCCTCTCCCCGGTCTCCGTCGCCATCGGCGCCCTGTCCCTCGGCCTCGCGCCCTCGCTGATCGCCCGCTTCGGCCCGCGCACGGTCCTGCTGCCGGGGCTCGCGCTCATCGCGGCGGGGCTCGCGGTGCTGGGGCGCGTACCGGCGGACGGGAGTTACGCGGCGGACGTCCTCCCGGCGCTGCTGCCGCTGGGCATCGGCTTCGGCCTCGCCATGCCGTCGCTCGCCACGCTCGCGATGTCCGGGGCGACGCCGGAGGACTCGGGCATCGCCTCCGGCATGTTCAACACCATGCAGCAGATCGGCAGCGCCTTCGGCCTCGCCGTCCTCAGCACCCTCGCCACCTCGCACACCGAGGCCCTGACCGGCGACGGCGCGCCCCCCGCCTCGGCGCTCACCTCCGGCTACCAGCTCGCCTTCCGCGTGGGCGCGGGGCTCGTCACCGTAGCGCTGGTGCTCGCGGCGACGCTGCTGCGGAACGCGGCTGCGCCGCGGGCCGCCTCCCGGGAGGCGGAGTCGGTGTCGGTGCCGGAGGTGAAGGCACCCCGCCAGCCCGCTCGCTGA
- a CDS encoding TIGR03084 family metal-binding protein produces the protein MSDASAVLDDLRSESLELDLLVAGATARQWAGETPAEGWTLAHQIAHLSWTDDVALISVTDPGRFGDEVAKAMEDPEGFVDRAAEEIVAAYPPDALLVRWREGRERLREALRAAPAGSKFPWYGPPMSVASMATGRLMETWAHGQDIADALGVTRTPTARLRHVARIGVRARDYAFLVRGKQPPSEEFRVELTAPDGELITYGPEDAGQRVTGPLHDFCLLVTQRAHRDDLAVRAAGADADAWLSIAQAFAGPAGAGRAPKGER, from the coding sequence GTGTCCGATGCCTCAGCCGTGCTGGACGATCTGCGCAGCGAGAGCCTGGAGCTGGATCTGCTCGTCGCCGGGGCGACCGCGAGACAGTGGGCGGGGGAGACCCCGGCCGAGGGGTGGACCCTCGCCCATCAGATCGCCCACCTGAGCTGGACCGACGACGTCGCGCTGATCTCCGTCACCGACCCCGGCCGCTTCGGGGACGAGGTGGCGAAGGCCATGGAGGACCCCGAGGGCTTCGTGGACCGGGCCGCCGAGGAGATCGTCGCGGCGTACCCGCCGGACGCGCTGCTCGTCCGCTGGCGCGAGGGCCGCGAGCGCTTGCGGGAGGCCCTGCGCGCGGCGCCCGCCGGGTCGAAGTTCCCCTGGTACGGGCCGCCGATGAGCGTCGCCTCCATGGCGACCGGGCGGCTGATGGAGACCTGGGCGCACGGCCAGGACATCGCCGACGCCCTCGGGGTCACCCGCACCCCCACCGCCCGGCTGCGGCACGTCGCCCGCATCGGCGTCCGGGCCCGTGACTACGCCTTCCTCGTACGGGGCAAGCAACCGCCCAGCGAGGAATTCCGGGTGGAACTGACCGCGCCGGACGGCGAGTTGATCACGTACGGCCCCGAGGACGCCGGGCAGCGGGTCACCGGGCCGCTGCACGACTTCTGCCTGCTCGTCACGCAGCGCGCCCACCGCGACGACCTGGCGGTCCGCGCGGCCGGGGCGGACGCGGACGCCTGGCTGTCGATCGCGCAGGCGTTCGCGGGGCCGGCGGGGGCGGGGCGGGCGCCGAAGGGGGAGCGATGA
- a CDS encoding acetyl/propionyl/methylcrotonyl-CoA carboxylase subunit alpha, whose protein sequence is MIKSLLVANRGEIACRIFRTCRALGIATVAVYSDADAGALHVREADTAVRLPGAAPADTYLRGDLVVAAALAAGADAVHPGYGFLSENADFAAAVQDAGLRWIGPPVKAIELMASKTRAKELMAAAGVPLLAPVDPAAATAEDLPLLLKAAAGGGGRGMRIVRDLGDLPGELTAAGAEALSAFGDGEVFAEPYVERGRHVEVQVMADEHGGVWALGTRDCSLQRRHQKVIEEAPAPVLPDELRERLHEAAVAAARAVGYRGAGTVEFLVAPGGRPYFLEMNTRLQVEHPVTEEVFGLDLVALQLRIAEGEPLPAAGPPSPVGHAVEARLYAEDPARDWQPQTGALLSLRVPDEPGVRLDTGYTGGDTIGVHYDPLIAKVIARAPTRAEAVRLLARALERARIHGPVTNRDLLVRSLRHPDFVGGRPDTGFYDGHLAALTAPGDGAAARLAATAAALAEAARGVAAGGVARFGAWRNLPSRPQARRYRSEPDGSEHEITYRSGRAGLSVPDDGVRVVAAAPDRVTLETDGVTRTFHVTVHDTRAYVDTASGAYTFTVLPRFTDPADRTEPGSLLAPMPGTVVRLADGLAEGAAVTAGQPLIWLEAMKMEHRVLAPASGTLTALHAAPGLQVEVGALLAVVTESSTDPSEEQPA, encoded by the coding sequence ATGATCAAGAGTCTGCTGGTCGCCAACCGGGGCGAGATCGCCTGCCGGATCTTCCGCACCTGCCGGGCCCTCGGCATCGCCACCGTCGCCGTGTACTCCGACGCGGACGCCGGCGCACTGCACGTCCGGGAGGCCGACACCGCCGTACGGCTGCCGGGCGCGGCCCCCGCCGATACGTATCTGCGCGGCGATCTCGTCGTGGCCGCCGCGCTGGCGGCCGGGGCGGACGCCGTGCACCCCGGGTACGGGTTCCTCTCCGAGAACGCGGACTTCGCCGCCGCCGTGCAGGACGCCGGGCTGCGGTGGATCGGGCCGCCCGTGAAGGCGATCGAGCTGATGGCGTCGAAGACCCGCGCCAAGGAGCTGATGGCCGCCGCCGGGGTGCCGCTCCTCGCGCCGGTGGACCCGGCCGCCGCGACCGCCGAGGACCTGCCGCTGCTGCTGAAGGCGGCGGCGGGCGGCGGGGGGCGGGGGATGCGGATCGTGCGGGATCTGGGGGACCTGCCGGGCGAGTTGACCGCCGCCGGGGCCGAGGCGCTGTCCGCGTTCGGGGACGGGGAGGTGTTCGCCGAGCCGTACGTGGAGCGCGGCCGGCACGTCGAGGTCCAGGTGATGGCGGACGAGCACGGCGGGGTGTGGGCGCTGGGGACCCGGGACTGCTCGCTCCAGCGGCGGCACCAGAAGGTCATCGAGGAGGCGCCCGCGCCCGTTCTGCCCGATGAGCTGCGGGAGCGGCTGCACGAGGCGGCGGTGGCGGCGGCCCGGGCCGTGGGCTATCGGGGCGCCGGGACCGTGGAGTTCCTGGTCGCTCCCGGCGGGCGGCCGTACTTCCTGGAGATGAACACGCGCCTTCAGGTGGAGCACCCGGTGACCGAGGAGGTGTTCGGGCTCGACCTCGTCGCGCTCCAGCTCCGGATCGCGGAGGGCGAGCCGCTGCCCGCCGCCGGGCCGCCGTCACCGGTCGGGCATGCCGTGGAGGCGCGGCTGTACGCGGAGGACCCGGCGCGAGACTGGCAGCCGCAGACCGGAGCACTGCTCTCGCTCCGGGTCCCGGACGAGCCGGGGGTGCGGCTCGACACCGGGTACACCGGCGGCGACACGATCGGCGTGCACTACGACCCGCTGATCGCCAAGGTGATCGCCCGGGCGCCGACCAGGGCCGAGGCGGTGCGGCTGCTCGCCCGCGCCCTGGAGCGGGCGCGCATCCACGGCCCGGTGACCAACCGGGACCTGCTCGTCCGCTCGTTGCGGCACCCGGACTTCGTGGGCGGCCGGCCGGACACCGGGTTCTACGACGGCCACCTGGCGGCCCTGACGGCTCCGGGCGACGGGGCCGCCGCCCGGCTCGCGGCCACCGCGGCGGCCCTGGCGGAGGCGGCACGGGGCGTGGCGGCGGGCGGCGTCGCCCGCTTCGGCGCCTGGCGGAACCTGCCGTCCCGCCCCCAGGCCCGGCGCTACCGCAGCGAACCGGACGGCAGCGAGCACGAGATCACGTACCGCTCCGGCCGCGCGGGCCTGTCCGTCCCCGACGACGGCGTCCGCGTCGTGGCCGCCGCCCCCGACCGCGTCACGCTGGAGACCGACGGGGTGACGCGGACCTTCCACGTAACCGTCCACGACACCAGGGCGTACGTGGACACCGCCTCCGGCGCGTACACCTTCACCGTGCTGCCCCGCTTCACCGACCCCGCCGACCGCACCGAGCCCGGCTCGCTGCTCGCCCCCATGCCCGGCACGGTGGTCCGCCTCGCGGACGGCCTCGCGGAGGGGGCCGCCGTGACGGCCGGGCAGCCGCTGATCTGGCTGGAGGCGATGAAGATGGAGCACCGCGTCCTCGCCCCCGCCTCCGGCACGCTCACCGCCCTGCACGCCGCGCCCGGCCTCCAGGTGGAGGTCGGCGCCCTGCTGGCCGTAGTCACTGAATCATCCACGGACCCTTCTGAGGAGCAGCCCGCATGA
- a CDS encoding acyl-CoA carboxylase subunit beta: MTVLPTGLDTASPDYAANRAAMLDKLAELEAAHAKALEGGGEKYVERHRGRGKLLARERVELLLDPDTPFLELSPLAAWGSEYAVGASLVTGIGVVEGVECLITANDPTVRGGASNPWTLKKALRANEIAFANRLPVISLVESGGADLPSQKEIFIPGGALFRDLTRLSAAGIPTVAVVFGNSTAGGAYVPGMSDHTVMIQERSKVFLGGPPLVKMATGEESDDESLGGAAMHARTSGLADHFAVDEHDALRQARRIVARLNWRKAHADPGPAEPPKYDEDELIGIVPGDLKVPFDPREVIARLVDGSDFDAFKPLYGTSLVTGWARLHGYPVGILANAQGVLFSEESQKAAQFIQLANQRDIPLLFLHNTTGYMVGKEYEQGGIIKHGAMMINAVSNSKVPHLSVLMGASYGAGHYGMCGRAYDPRFLFAWPGSKSAVMGPQQLAGVLSIVARASAAAKGRPYDDEADAALRAMVEQQIESESLPMFLSGRLYDDGVIDPRDTRTVLGLCLSAIHTAPVEGARGGFGIFRM, encoded by the coding sequence ATGACCGTCCTGCCCACCGGGCTCGACACCGCGAGCCCCGACTACGCGGCCAACCGGGCCGCGATGCTCGACAAGCTGGCCGAGCTGGAGGCCGCGCACGCCAAGGCGTTGGAGGGCGGCGGCGAGAAGTACGTCGAGCGGCACCGGGGGCGCGGCAAGCTGCTCGCCCGCGAGCGCGTCGAGCTGCTGCTCGACCCGGACACGCCGTTCCTGGAGCTGTCGCCGCTCGCCGCCTGGGGCAGTGAGTACGCGGTCGGCGCCTCGCTCGTCACCGGGATCGGGGTGGTGGAGGGCGTCGAGTGCCTGATCACCGCCAACGACCCGACCGTACGCGGCGGGGCCTCGAACCCGTGGACGCTGAAGAAGGCCCTGCGCGCGAACGAGATCGCCTTCGCCAACCGGCTTCCGGTCATCAGCCTGGTCGAGTCCGGGGGCGCCGATCTCCCGTCCCAGAAGGAGATATTCATCCCCGGCGGCGCGCTCTTCCGCGACCTCACGCGGCTCTCCGCCGCCGGAATCCCCACCGTCGCCGTGGTCTTCGGCAATTCGACCGCCGGAGGCGCGTACGTCCCCGGCATGTCCGACCACACCGTGATGATCCAGGAACGCTCGAAGGTCTTCCTGGGCGGACCGCCGCTCGTCAAGATGGCGACCGGTGAGGAGAGCGACGACGAATCGCTCGGCGGGGCCGCGATGCACGCCCGGACGTCCGGGCTCGCCGACCACTTCGCCGTCGACGAGCACGACGCGCTCCGTCAGGCCCGCCGCATCGTCGCCCGCCTCAACTGGCGCAAGGCGCACGCCGATCCGGGCCCCGCCGAGCCGCCCAAGTACGACGAGGACGAGCTGATCGGCATCGTCCCCGGTGACCTGAAGGTGCCGTTCGACCCGCGCGAGGTGATCGCCCGGCTGGTCGACGGCTCGGACTTCGACGCGTTCAAGCCGCTGTACGGGACGAGCCTGGTCACCGGCTGGGCGCGGCTGCACGGCTATCCGGTCGGCATCCTGGCCAACGCGCAGGGCGTGCTCTTCAGCGAGGAGTCGCAGAAGGCCGCGCAGTTCATCCAGCTCGCCAACCAGCGCGACATCCCGCTGCTCTTCCTGCACAACACCACGGGCTACATGGTCGGCAAGGAGTACGAGCAGGGCGGCATCATCAAGCACGGCGCGATGATGATCAACGCCGTCTCGAACTCGAAGGTCCCGCACCTGTCGGTCCTGATGGGCGCCTCCTACGGCGCCGGGCACTACGGGATGTGCGGCAGGGCGTACGACCCGCGCTTCCTCTTCGCCTGGCCCGGCAGCAAGTCCGCCGTCATGGGCCCGCAGCAGCTCGCCGGGGTGCTCTCCATCGTCGCCCGCGCCTCGGCCGCCGCGAAGGGCCGCCCGTACGACGACGAGGCGGACGCCGCCCTGCGCGCGATGGTCGAGCAGCAGATCGAGTCCGAGTCCCTGCCGATGTTCCTGTCCGGGCGGCTGTACGACGACGGGGTCATCGACCCGCGCGACACCCGGACCGTCCTCGGCCTGTGCCTGTCCGCCATCCACACCGCACCGGTCGAGGGCGCCCGGGGCGGCTTCGGAATCTTCCGGATGTGA
- a CDS encoding acyl-CoA dehydrogenase family protein has protein sequence MSTSTVLETEEHQALRAAVAALGKRYGRAYMQSLVSEGGHPRELWAEAAKAGFLGVNLPEEYGGGGAGMAELSIVLEELGASGSPLLMMIVSPAICGTVISRFGTEEQKRQWLPGLADGSLTMAFGITEPDAGSNSHRITTTARRDGGDWLLTGRKVFVSGVDIADATLIVGRTEDARTGKLKACLFIVPRETPGFQRNRIDMEVHAPEKQFELVLDDVRLPAEALVGDEDAGLLQLFAGLNPERIMTAAFGIGMGRYALGRAVEYAKTRQVWKEPIGAHQAVAHPLAQAHIELELARLMMQKAARLYDAGDDVGAGEAANMAKYAAGEACVKAVDQAVHTLGGNGLTREYGLASLITGARVARIAPVSREMILNYVSHQTLGLPKSY, from the coding sequence ATGAGCACGAGCACCGTCCTCGAAACCGAAGAGCACCAGGCCCTGCGCGCCGCCGTCGCCGCCCTCGGGAAGCGGTACGGGCGCGCGTACATGCAGTCCCTCGTCAGCGAGGGCGGCCACCCCCGCGAGCTGTGGGCCGAGGCCGCGAAGGCGGGCTTCCTCGGCGTGAACCTCCCCGAGGAGTACGGGGGCGGCGGCGCCGGGATGGCGGAACTGTCCATCGTGCTGGAGGAATTGGGCGCGTCCGGCTCCCCGCTCCTCATGATGATCGTGTCGCCCGCGATCTGCGGCACGGTGATATCCCGCTTCGGCACGGAGGAGCAGAAGCGGCAGTGGCTCCCCGGGCTCGCCGACGGTTCCCTCACCATGGCGTTCGGCATCACCGAGCCGGACGCCGGTTCCAACTCGCACCGCATCACGACCACGGCGCGCCGGGACGGTGGTGACTGGCTGCTCACCGGCCGCAAGGTGTTCGTCTCCGGCGTGGACATCGCGGACGCCACGCTGATCGTGGGCCGCACGGAGGATGCGAGGACCGGCAAGCTCAAGGCGTGCCTCTTCATCGTCCCGCGCGAGACGCCCGGCTTCCAGCGGAACCGGATCGACATGGAGGTCCACGCCCCGGAGAAGCAGTTCGAACTCGTCCTGGACGACGTGCGGTTGCCGGCGGAGGCGCTGGTGGGGGACGAGGACGCGGGGCTGCTCCAGCTCTTCGCCGGCCTCAACCCGGAGCGCATCATGACCGCGGCCTTCGGTATCGGGATGGGGCGTTACGCGCTCGGCCGGGCGGTCGAGTACGCGAAGACCCGCCAGGTCTGGAAGGAGCCCATCGGCGCCCACCAGGCCGTCGCCCACCCGCTGGCCCAGGCCCACATCGAGCTCGAACTCGCCCGCCTGATGATGCAGAAGGCCGCCCGGCTGTACGACGCGGGCGACGACGTCGGCGCGGGCGAGGCGGCGAACATGGCGAAGTACGCGGCGGGTGAGGCGTGCGTGAAGGCGGTGGACCAGGCGGTGCACACGCTGGGCGGCAACGGGCTCACGCGCGAGTACGGTCTGGCCTCGCTGATCACGGGGGCCCGGGTGGCGCGGATCGCGCCCGTAAGCCGGGAAATGATCCTGAACTACGTATCCCACCAGACCCTGGGTCTCCCCAAGTCCTACTGA